The Raphanus sativus cultivar WK10039 chromosome 2, ASM80110v3, whole genome shotgun sequence genome includes a region encoding these proteins:
- the LOC108841266 gene encoding LOW QUALITY PROTEIN: CRIB domain-containing protein RIC11 (The sequence of the model RefSeq protein was modified relative to this genomic sequence to represent the inferred CDS: inserted 2 bases in 1 codon; deleted 2 bases in 1 codon) has product MAMKMKGIYKSFKMVSQLFVVKERDMEIGHPTEVKHVNHVGWEVSSGSAPAWLSEFKAEAEPLSPIPSSFCHSSNSKSVLTTSSSTDFDQRSSQPFISDRPRDVPPVPVGLSKIQSKSKNRRKYSSSTSAKSKLPSPKSSRSTGXSRYSFKSMTCRSNSNA; this is encoded by the exons ATGGCAATGAAGATGAAGGGCATCTACAAAAGCTTCAAAATGGTCTCTCAATTATTTG TTGTGAAAGAACGAGACATGGAAATTGGGCACCCAACAGAAGTAAAACATGTGAACCATGTTGGCTGGGAGGTATCCTCTGGCAGTGCACCTGCTTGG TTAAGTGAGTTTAAGGCAGAAGCGGAACCTTTGTCTCCAATACCATCATCTTTTTGTCATTCAAGCAATTCGAAGTCTGTATTGACCACTTCTTCATCCACTg ATTTTGATCAGAGATCAAGCCAACCATTTATATCAGATAGGCCAAGGGATGTGCCTCCCGTTCCAGTAGGTCTATCCAAGATTCAAAGTAAGAGCAAGAATAGGAGAAAGTATTCATCTTCAACATCA GCCAAATCCAAATTACCATCTCCAAAATCTTCAAGATCAACGGG ATCTAGATATTCCTTCAAATCAATGACATGTCGGTCAAACTCTAATGCTTAA
- the LOC108841259 gene encoding homeobox-leucine zipper protein MERISTEM L1: MYNPNMFESHDQHMFDMTPKESDNDLGLTGSREDDFETKSGAEVTMDNQLEEELQDPNHRPNKKKRFHRHTQRQIQELESFFKECPHPDDKQRKELSRDLNLEPLQVKFWFQNKRTQMKAQHERHENSILKTDNDKLRAENNRYKDALSNATCSNCGCLSIGEVSFDEQHLRIENARLREEIDRISAMAAKYVGKPSSSHSSPSTQLTSSHYIPSRSLDPEVGNFGTNNNDHQTSFVGEMYGTSDVMRSVSIPCEADKPMIVELAVAAMEELVTMAQTGDPLWVSSDNLGEILNEEEYFRTFPRGIGPKPIGFRSEASRESTVVIMNHINLVEILMDVNQWSSVFCGIVSRALTLEVLSAGVAGNYNGALQVMTAEFQVPSPLVQIRESYFVRYCKQHGDNTWAVVDVSLDSLSPSPITRSRRRPSGCLIQELQNGYSKVTWVEHMEVDDSSVHTMYKPLVNTGLAFGAKRWVATLDRQCERLASSMAGNITTGELSVITSPEGRKSMLKLAERMVVSFCSGVGASTANAWTTLTTTGSDDVRVMTRKSMDDPGRSPGIVLSAATSFWIPVAPKRVFNFLRDENSRSEWDILSNGGLVQEMAHIANGRDPGNSVSLLRVNGTNSGQSNMLILQESCTDASGSYVIYAPVDVAAMNVVMNGGDPEYVVLFPSGFAILPDGSTREGGNASAVAGGGGNNLEVVNSGSLLTVAFQILVDSVPTAKLSLGSVATVNSLIKCTVERIKGALAWDGA; this comes from the exons atgtATAATCCAAACATGTTCGAGTCTCATGATCAACATATGTTCGATATGACCCCAAAAGAGTCCGACAACGACTTGGGTCTTACGGGGAGCCGGGAAGACGATTTCGAGACCAAGTCTGGCGCTGAAGTCACCATGGATAATCAGTTAGAAGAAGAGCTTCAAGATCCTAATCACCGCCCTAACAAAAAGAAGCGTTTCCACCGTCACACTCAACGCCAGATTCAAGAGCTTGAATC GTTCTTTAAGGAGTGTCCTCACCCTGACGATAAGCAAAGAAAAGAGCTGAGCCGAGATCTAAATTTAGAACCTCTTCAAGTCAAGTTTTGGTTCCAAAACAAACGCACCCAAATGAAG GCACAGCATGAGAGGCACGAGAACTCGATTCTGAAGACAGACAACGACAAGCTCAGGGCAGAAAACAATAGGTACAAAGATGCTCTAAGCAACGCAACATGCTCAAACTGTGGTTGTCTATCTATAGGAGAAGTGTCATTCGATGAACAGCATCTAAGGATTGAAAACGCACGTCTACGTGAAGAAATCGACAGAATCTCGGCCATGGCTGCTAAATACGTAGGGAAGCCATCGTCATCTCATTCTTCACCTTCCACTCAGCTCACTTCTTCACACTACATTCCCTCGCGCTCCCTTGATCCTGAAGTCGGTAACTTTGGCACTAATAATAACGATCACCAGACAAGTTTCGTAGGGGAAATGTATGGAACAAGTGACGTTATGAGGTCGGTTTCTATCCCTTGTGAGGCTGATAAGCCTATGATTGTTGAGCTAGCTGTTGCAGCCATGGAAGAGCTTGTGACAATGGCTCAAACTGGTGATCCCTTGTGGGTTTCAAGTGATAATTTGGGTGAGATTCTCAATGAAGAAGAGTATTTTAGAACGTTCCCTAGAGGAATTGGACCGAAGCCTATTGGTTTTAGATCAGAAGCTTCAAGAGAGTCTACGGTCGTTATCATGAATCATATCAATCTCGTTGAGATATTAATGGACGTG aacCAATGGTCTAGTGTGTTCTGTGGGATTGTATCAAGAGCACTGACGCTAGAAGTTCTATCAGCTGGCGTCGCAGGGAACTACAATGGGGCACTACAAGTG ATGACAGCTGAGTTCCAAGTCCCTTCACCGCTTGTCCAGATACGTGAGAGCTACTTTGTGAGGTACTGCAAGCAGCATGGAGACAACACTTGGGCGGTTGTTGATGTCTCTTTGGACAGCCTAAGTCCGAGTCCGATCACTAGAAGCAGGAGAAGACCCTCTGGTTGTCTTATTCAAGAACTGCAAAATGGATATTCAAAG GTGACATGGGTAGAACATATGGAGGTGGATGATAGCTCGGTTCACACCATGTATAAACCGTTGGTTAACACCGGTTTAGCCTTTGGTGCTAAACGTTGGGTAGCTACACTTGACCGCCAATGCGAACGGCTTGCGAGCTCCATGGCCGGCAACATTACAACTGGTGAACTTTCCG TGATAACGAGTCCTGAGGGGAGGAAGAGCATGTTGAAACTAGCAGAGAGGATGGTGGTGAGCTTCTGTAGCGGAGTAGGCGCGTCGACTGCAAACGCATGGACTACATTAACCACCACAGGATCCGACGATGTTCGAGTCATGACCCGGAAGAGCATGGATGATCCGGGGAGATCTCCGGGTATAGTCTTGAGCGCAGCTACTTCGTTTTGGATCCCAGTGGCACCAAAACGAGTGTTTAATTTTCTCAGAGATGAAAACTCTAGAAGCGag TGGGACATACTTTCAAACGGAGGTTTGGTTCAAGAAATGGCTCATATCGCAAATGGTCGGGATCCTGGGAACAGTGTCTCTTTACTCCGAGTCAAT ggcaCGAACTCAGGACAGAGCAACATGTTGATCTTACAAGAAAGCTGTACGGACGCGTCAGGATCGTATGTGATATATGCACCAGTCGACGTAGCGGCTATGAACGTTGTCATGAATGGTGGGGATCCAGAGTACGTGGTTTTGTTTCCATCCGGGTTCGCTATATTGCCTGATGGGTCTACAAGAGAAGGTGGAAACGCTAGTGCTGTagctggaggaggaggaaaTAATCTTGAAGTGGTTAATTCCGGTTCACTACTAACCGTGGCGTTTCAGATACTTGTAGACTCCGTTCCAACCGCTAAACTCTCTCTAGGGTCAGTGGCTACAGTCAATAGTCTGATCAAATGCACCGTCGAACGAATCAAAGGTGCGTTGGCATGGGACGGAGCTTGA
- the LOC108841268 gene encoding LOW QUALITY PROTEIN: beta-glucosidase 47 (The sequence of the model RefSeq protein was modified relative to this genomic sequence to represent the inferred CDS: inserted 1 base in 1 codon): METRPSMHLYMIPFWFLCFAIITLASSSSTWYDDHISLREVSQEENFDFGKDFLFGTASSAYQYEGAYLTDGKSLSNWDVFTSISGKIADGSQGKVSVDHYHRYPGDLDLMEDLGVNSYRFSLSWARILPKGRFGDVNMEGIDHYNRMINAILKRGMEPFVTLIHYDIPQELEYRYGSWLNPQIREDFEHYAEICFRHFGNKVKFWTTFNEPNVQVILGYRKGTYPPSHCSRTFANCTWGGSDIEPLVAAHNIIRSHLAAVSLYRERFQEQQRGXIGIVMNAIWFEPVSDSLADRLAAERAQAFYLTWFLDPLVFGKYPREMQNILGKDLPKFTKDDLKSSKNGLDFIGINQYTSRYAKDCLHSACEPGKGGSRAEGFVHSNALKDGLALGEPTGVNWFNVYPQGMEEMLMYATERYRNIPLYVTENGFGENSTGVFLNDYRRVKFMSNYLDALKRAMRKGADVRGYFAWSLLDNFEWISGYTIRFGMYHVDFNTYNTLERTPRLSASWYKNFISNHISSRSKDDA; encoded by the exons ATGGAGACCAGACCATCAATGCACCTTTATATGATACCATTCTGGTTCCTCTGCTTCGCCATTATAACCTTggcctcatcatcatcaacctgGTATGATGATCATATCTCACTGAGAGAGGTTAGCCAAGAAGAAAATTTCGATTTTGGAAAAGACTTCCTCTTTGGCACTGCTTCTTCGGCTTACCAG TACGAGGGAGCTTACTTAACCGACGGAAAATCCCTAAGCAATTGGGACGTTTTCACAAGCATCTCGG GGAAAATTGCAGATGGAAGCCAAGGCAAAGTCTCTGTCGATCATTACCATCGATATCCG GGAGACTTGGATCTGATGGAAGATCTTGGAGTTAACAGCTATCGATTTTCGTTATCGTGGGCTCGGATTCTTCCAA agggaagatttggagatgtgAACATGGAAGGTATTGATCATTACAACAGAATGATCAATGCTATTCTCAAAAGAG GGATGGAGCCATTTGTCACGTTGATACATTATGACATACCTCAAGAACTCGAATATAGATATGGAAGTTGGCTAAACCCCCAAATCCG GGAAGATTTCGAACATTACGCAGAGATTTGCTTCCGACACTTCGGGAATAAAGTTAAGTTCTGGACTACGTTCAACGAACCAAACGTTCAAGTGATTTTGGGTTACCGTAAAGGGACTTACCCGCCATCACATTGTTCTAGGACTTTCGCAAACTGCACATGGGGCGGTTCTGACATAGAGCCACTTGTTGCTGCTCACAATATTATCCGCTCACATTTAGCGGCTGTCAGTTTATACCGGGAAAGATTTCAG GAACAACAAAGAG AGATTGGTATTGTTATGAACGCGATCTGGTTTGAACCGGTTAGTGATTCTTTGGCAGATAGATTAGCTGCTGAGAGAGCTCAAGCTTTCTACTTGACTTG GTTCTTGGACCCGCTTGTGTTTGGAAAATATCCAAGAGAAATGCAAAACATTCTTGGAAAAGATCTTCCTAAATTCACAAAAGATGATCTTAAAAGCTCCAAGAATGGATTAGACTTCATTGGGATTAATCAGTACACAAGCAGATACGCTAAAGATTGTCTGCATTCCGCATGTGAACCGGGGAAAGGAGGTTCCAGAGCTGAAGGTTTCGTCCATTCAAACGCTCTTAAAGACGGTTTAGCTTTAGGTGAACCG ACGGGAGTAAACTGGTTTAATGTTTATCCACAAGGGATGGAAGAAATGTTGATGTATGCAACAGAGCGATACAGGAACATTCCATTGTACGTAACAGAAAATG GTTTTGGTGAGAACAGTACGGGAGTATTTTTAAACGATTACCGGAGAGTAAAGTTTATGAGCAACTACTTAGATGCACTCAAAAGGGCCATGAG GAAAGGAGCAGATGTAAGAGGATACTTCGCATGGTCTTTACTGGACAACTTTGAGTGGATATCAGGTTATACCATAAGGTTTGGTATGTACCACGTCGATTTCAACACTTACAACACTCTAGAGAGAACTCCGAGACTATCAGCTTCTTGGTACAAGAACTTCATTTCCAACCACATAAGCTCTCGATCTAAAGATGATGCATGA
- the LOC108841260 gene encoding RNA pseudouridine synthase 6, chloroplastic: MASPALTTGYRNLTSPVSLLRTLASTRFTTPLLRYKHSPRLTSSSSSRRLTCLSSLQIDSTNQTTLSSSGHFDYNRLVPCPAHNFPPRIEHMVVLEDVRVADYISKELNLPPLYVADLIEFGAVHYALVCPKPPLTATPEQIKLFKEVTSPSVLSKRTSIKGKTVREAQKTFRVTHVNQFVEAGTYLRVHVHPKRSPRCYEIDWKSRVIAVTDSYVVLDKPAGTTVGGTTDNIEESCATFASRALDLAEPLKTTHQIDNCTEGCVIFARTKEYCSVFHTKIRNKEVKKLYRALAAAPLPCGIISHYMRPVNMAPRLVSQDSIKGWHLCQLEILECKKIPWPDAATEKEHGIEDCGWTSRDSAYECTINLLTGKTHQIRAQLAACGAPLVGDSMYMPAAIAETVSPGINPYGKGNEHCTMEENDKETAVSEWIERHGKEPKVGIGLQACQISWEDDDGEHFYEAGTPWWR, encoded by the exons ATGGCGTCGCCGGCGTTAACAACCGGTTACCGGAACCTCACCTCCCCGGTTTCTCTCCTGCGCACTTTAGCATCCACCCGTTTCACCACCCCGTTGCTCCGTTACAAACACTCTCCACgtctcacttcttcttcttcttcgaggagACTCACTTGCTTGTCTTCACTTCAAATCGACTCCACGAATCAAACCACACTCTCCTCTTCTGG ACACTTCGATTACAATCGATTGGTGCCATGTCCTGCGCACAACTTTCCTCCAAGGATCGAGCACATGGTTGTTTTAGAAGACGTTCGTGTCGCTGATTACATCTCTAAGGAATTGAATCTACCTCCTTT ATATGTTGCAGACCTTATCGAATTTGGAGCTGTGCATTACGCTCTTGTGTGCCCTAAGCCTCCACTCACCGCGACTCCTGAGCAAATTAAGCTGTTTAAAGAAGTGACCTCTCCTTCGGTGCTGAGCAAGAGAACTTCCATCAAAGGGAAAACCGTTAGAGAAGCTCAGAAAACGTTTCGTGTCACTCATGTTAATCAGTTTGTTGAAGCTGGAACTTACTTGCGTGTCCACGTTCACCCAAAACGCTCCCCGAG GTGTTATGAAATTGATTGGAAGTCGCGGGTTATTGCTGTGACTGACTCTTATGTCGTTTTGGATAAACCTGCCGGCACTACG GTTGGGGGAACGACAGATAACATAGAGGAGAGCTGTGCTACATTTGCCTCGCGTGCATTAGATTTGGCTGAACCATTGAAAACAACACATCAGATTGATAACTGCACAGAAGGCTG TGTCATCTTTGCTAGGACAAAAGAGTATTGCTCTGTCTTCCACACAAAGATAAGA AATAAAGAAGTGAAGAAGCTCTATCGTGCTCTTGCTGCTGCACCTCTTCCCTGTGGAATAATCTCACATTATATGCGCCCTGTTAATATGGCTCCAAGACTCGTATCCCAAG ATTCGATCAAAGGCTGGCACTTGTGTCAACTTGAGATTCTAGAATGTAAGAAGATACCTTGGCCAGATGCAGCTACTGAGAAGGAACATGGTATTGAAGACTGTGGATGGACTTCAAGAGACTCCGCTTACGAATGTACAATAAACCTTTTAACAGGGAAGACTCACCAG ATCCGGGCCCAGCTTGCAGCTTGTGGAGCACCGTTGGTTGGTGACTCTATGTACATGCCAGCAGCAATAGCAGAGACGGTGAGTCCTGGGATCAACCCTTACGGGAAAGGAAATGAACATTGCACAATGGAGGAGAATGATAAGGAGACCGCTGTTTCTGAATGGATTGAGAGGCATGGGAAGGAACCGAAGGTTGGAATAGGTCTTCAAGCTTGTCAAATCTCGTGGGAGGATGATGATGGAGAGCATTTCTATGAAGCTGGGACTCCTTGGTGGAGATGA
- the LOC108841269 gene encoding uncharacterized protein LOC108841269, which produces MAAQIPIGTRGTIGSLVRKEIDYFKNFNACPRYDPGRGNSEENTKGCERRDSSSRLSSWFSRTKWSKKKKRQSCGRGTFLPGMCSAVEVSGENRVPGFNYRILKNDEKGLRA; this is translated from the coding sequence ATGGCTGCTCAAATCCCCATAGGGACACGAGGAACTATTGGATCGCTTGTCCGTAAAGAAATCGACTACTTCAAAAACTTCAATGCATGTCCCCGGTATGATCCAGGGAGAGGTAATTCTGAAGAAAACACAAAGGGTTGTGAACGAAGAGATAGCTCATCACGGCTGAGTTCTTGGTTCTCCAGAACAAAGTGgagtaagaagaagaagcggcAGAGTTGTGGTCGTGGTACTTTTTTGCCGGGTATGTGCTCGGCGGTGGAGGTTTCCGGTGAGAATCGAGTTCCCGGTTTCAACTATAGGATCTTGAAGAATGATGAGAAGGGCTTGCGAGCGTAG